One genomic region from Uloborus diversus isolate 005 chromosome 2, Udiv.v.3.1, whole genome shotgun sequence encodes:
- the LOC129217801 gene encoding speckle-type POZ protein-like produces the protein MVDESSYGPYLHRRFYGFKRISRSDLLQGKLGDVRPGDILTIHCELEVKDGDDGKDEEDTKEGSTVFILDAFSAPFLEGFQSTFENGKFSDVTLRVGEENFQCHKAILSTHSKVFEAMFDNDMKESHDEAVYLADLDVDVAKAMLLYMYTRRTEGLPEHKVLDLYVAADRYMLPELKEKCREFVLKHLSVDNVCEVAEVADLHSDDILAESVERFISSNLRKVLVSEKWNMRLCEKPYLYAKLLSVSVVRHDCV, from the exons ATGGTTGATGAAAGCTCGTATGGACCCTATCTGCACAGGAGATTCTATGGCTTCAAGCGCATCAGCAGAAGCGATCTGCTGCAAGGAAAACTAGGAGATGTCAGGCCAGGTGACATTTTGACGATTCACTGCGAGCTGGAAGTGAAAGACGGAGACGATGGAAAAGATGAAGAAG ATACCAAAGAAGGATCAACTGTCTTCATCCTGGATGCCTTTAGTGCACCTTTTCTAGAGGGGTTTCAATCCACCTTCGAGAACGGGAAATTTTCCGACGTCACCTTGCGCGTCGGGGAAGAAAACTTCCAGTGCCACAAGGCGATTCTGTCGACTCACTCCAAAGTGTTCGAGGCCATGTTCGACAACGACATGAAGGAGAGCCACGACGAAGCGGTGTACTTGGCAGACCTGGACGTGGACGTGGCGAAAGCGATGCTGCTGTACATGTACACGAGGCGTACCGAGGGTCTTCCGGAGCACAAAGTCCTGGACCTGTACGTCGCCGCTGACCGGTACATGCTCCCGGAACTGAAGGAGAAATGCCGCGAGTTCGTACTGAAGCATCTGTCCGTCGATAATGTCTGCGAAGTTGCCGAAGTTGCAGATTTGCATTCGGATGACATTTTGGCTGAGAGTGTCGAACGATTCATCTCGTCCAACTTGAGAAAAGTCCTCGTCTCCGAGAAGTGGAACATGCGTTTGTGTGAGAAACCGTATTTGTACGCTAAATTGCTGAGCGTGTCCGTTGTACGCCACGATTgcgtttga